The following coding sequences lie in one Rutidosis leptorrhynchoides isolate AG116_Rl617_1_P2 chromosome 4, CSIRO_AGI_Rlap_v1, whole genome shotgun sequence genomic window:
- the LOC139841289 gene encoding uncharacterized protein produces MDFKWIEEAEVAFQEMKKLLNELSTMTAPIAGETLILYLAASKEAISSVLIANRGQVQMPVYFVSKALTGSELNYLAIEKLVLYKPENSGHMAKWAIEIGEHEISFSLRSAVKGKVLADYLAETARDIEMSHESKEIPPPPEQLWEMHTDGACGPEGAGTGIVLKSPEGEEYTFALRFSFPVTNNEAEYEALLSV; encoded by the exons ATGGATTTCAAGTGGATAGAGGAAGCAGAAGTTGCGTTTCAAGAAATGAAAAAGCTGTTAAATGAATTGTCGACGATGACTGCGCCGATTGCAGGAGAGACGTTAATACTTTACTTAGCGGCATCAAAAGAAGCGATAAGTTCAGTATTGATAGCAAACAGGGGGCAG GTACAAATGCCCgtatattttgttagtaaagcttTAACAGGAAGCGAACTAAATTACCTTGCGATCGAAAAACTG GTGCTATACAAACCAGAAAATTCTGGTCAcatggccaaatgggctattgaaATAGGTGAGCACGAGATAAGCTTCTCACTAAGAAGTGCGGTAAAAGGGAaagtcctagcagattatctggcCGAAACAGCCAGAGATATTGAAATGTCgcatgaatcaaaagaaataccacctccgCCCGAACAGCTATGGGAAATGCACACAGATGGGGCTTGTGGTCCAGAAGGCGCAGGGACGGGAATAGTCCTGAAAAGTCCGGAAGGAGAGGAATATACCTTTGCGCTACGTTTTAGCTTCCCTGTAACAAATAATGAAGCTGAGTATGAAGCATTATTATCTGTGTAA
- the LOC139841290 gene encoding uncharacterized protein produces MRVAKYLEVKELSVYVDSQLVANQFNGIFEAHDESMQKYLKLVHELAVDFDIFQIMQVSRTLNKKADALSKLAALTSSHFKKENWVEEVNVKSIDTDGISAAVEEDEPSWMTPIVEFLNTGTLPIDSTEVRKIKMKAPMYLLDKDILYRKSFLGPHLRCLNPTQVESIIREVHEGMCALHSGHKTVASKIMRLGYYWPSMYKDVAEVEAKPLKTISGKQIQNFVWENIVCRFGIPNEIVSENGTQFESNPFSDWCQELNIKQTFTSVVHPQANGQCEVTNRDIVLAIKARLGLCQRG; encoded by the exons ATGCGAGTAGCGAAATACTTGGAGGTAAAAGAGTTATCAGTATATGTTGATTCACAGTTAGTTGCAAATCAATTCAATGGGATATTTGAAGCACATGATGAGTCAATGCAAAAGTATCTGAAACTTGTGCATGAACTTGCGGTAGACTTCGACATATTCCAGATAATGCAGGTTTCAAGAACGTTGAATAAAAAGGCGGATGCGCTCAGTAAGCTGGCTGCCTTAACATCCAGCCATTTCAAAAAAGAAAATTGGGTCGAGGAAGTGAATGTTAAATCCATTGATACAGACGGCATATCTGCCGCAGTCGAAGAAGATGAACCAAGTTGGATGACACCGATAGTGGAATTTTTGAACACTGGAACATTGCCAATAGATTCAACAGAGGTAAGGAAAATTAAAATGAAAGCACCAATGTATTTGCTAGACAAAGACATCCTATATAGAAAATCTTTTTTGGGACCTCATTTGCGGTGTCTTAATCCAACTCAAGTAGAATCAATTATACGAGAAGTGCATGAAGGGATGTGCGCTTTACATTCAGGGCACAAAACAGTTGCTTCCAAAATAATGCGGCTGGGGTACTATTGGCCGTCAATGTATAAAGATGTCGCGGAG GTAGAAGCCAAACCGCTCAAAACAATTTCAGGCAAACAAATCCAAAATTTTGTATGGGAAAACATCGTCTGCCggtttggaataccaaatgaaatagtaagTGAAAATGGTACACAATTTGAAAGTAACCCATTCAGTGATTGGTGTCAAGAGCTAAATATAAAGCAAACGTTCACATCAGTTGTACACCCCCAGGCAAACGGACAATGTGAGGTAACAAATCGAGATATCGTGTTAGCTATCAAGGCAAGACTTGGGTTGTGCCAAAGGGGTTAG